One genomic segment of Anguilla anguilla isolate fAngAng1 chromosome 2, fAngAng1.pri, whole genome shotgun sequence includes these proteins:
- the ghrhr2 gene encoding LOW QUALITY PROTEIN: growth hormone releasing hormone receptor 2 (The sequence of the model RefSeq protein was modified relative to this genomic sequence to represent the inferred CDS: substituted 2 bases at 2 genomic stop codons), whose translation MAQPLGARKRRTDTMESAARNKGLRNLLCTRTCIHLNLFSSFILRGGAVFVKDAVLFADESTDHCTVSTVGCKVAVALFQYCVLANFFWLLVEGLYLQTLLVFTFTQHRRFFWWYILIGXGSPSITIVIWTVFKIQYDNTGCWDDLESALWWIIKGPIPLSIFIRLVNFVVFVNIIRIIVQKMKMPVVEGSENPHYRRLAKSTLLLIPRFGVHXTVFALFPENMGLEARLCFELVLGSFQGFVVALLYCFLNGEVQNEVIKQMRRCRPTSGSNAFDLVIQDYTA comes from the exons GAATCTGCTGTGCACACGGACCTGCATTCATCTGAACCTGTTCTCCTCCTTCATCCTGCGCGGGGGGGCAGTGTTCGTGAAGGATGCGGTGCTGTTTGCTGACGAGAGCACCGACCACTGCACTGTGTCTACT GTTGGCTGTAAGGTGGCAGTGGCTCTCTTCCAGTACTGTGTCCTGGCGAACTTCTTCTGGCTGCTGGTGGAGGGGCTCTACCTGCAGACCCTCCTGGTTTTCACCTTCACCCAGCACAGGAGATTCTTCTGGTGGTACATCCTCATTGGTTGAG GATCTCCCTCGATAACCATTGTCATCTGGACAGTATTTAAGATTCAGTATGACAACACAGG GTGTTGGGACGACCTAGAAAGCGCCCTCTGGTGGATCATTAAAGGACCCATCCCGCTCTCTATCTTTATAAGATTG GTAAACTTTGTAGTGTTTGTGAACATCATCAGGATCATTGTTCAGAAGATGAAGATGCCAGTAGTAGAGGGAAGTGAGAATCCACACTACAG GAGGCTTGCAAAATCCACCCTGCTGCTAATCCCCCGGTTTGGGGTGCATTAAACGGTGTTTGCGCTCTTCCCGGAGAACATGGGCTTGGAGGCAAGGCTCTGCTTTGAGCTGGTTCTGGGATCCTTCCAG GGGTTTGTTGTTGCATTGCTCTACTGCTTCTTAAACGGGGAG GTTCAGAATGAAGTGATAAAGCAAATGCGGCGATGTCGGCCTACTAGTGGCAGCAATGCCTTCGACCTGGTGATCCAGGATTACACAGCCTAG